In Cydia pomonella isolate Wapato2018A chromosome 12, ilCydPomo1, whole genome shotgun sequence, the sequence ACAATCTTAGAAGATTGAACATTTTTGTCCTGTTTATTGTtgacaaatacaaatatttttgataagtagCTCCTATTTTTtcgtagtaataaaaaaacaaacatatcagtaaaacaataagtaataaattattatgatgagaaatatttaaatgtattacttattaaatatttctcataaataaaacaatttgcaTTTTACAAGTACATAAGATAATTTATTCACCATAAGTAGTAAGTATTctattggtaaaataaaaatgccaGACATGATTGAAAGTaacataaattatctattttttttacaagtcttaatggtccatacaaaatatttatgagTATAATAATGTTCACAACTTGCTGTCAAAAAATGCCTACATAAGTACACACTATTATTGTTTCCTGTACTTCTCCCGCACGTCTAtaatttacttataataatttttttgcatttcttcgtttggatttatttcttttattggtATTTATGATAATAACAGCTATAAAATATAACCTAATAACTAAACATATTAATGCTTACATTGCTAACCTACATAAAAGGAGGCCAATAACAACAgtcatttattaaattacattgtgtagcgataaaaaaaaaaactaaaaaaaaaacaacgattGTTTAGGATTTACACTTTTTAAGtatatctaattttttttattgcaataaaatttttattaaattaaaattatgtacttaatattgAGCTAATCCCACACTGAAACTAGATAGGGCAATAGGTACTATATAGGGTATTTGAACAGAGGTGtatttttggaacgaagttacTTATCGGATGGTTGGCGGTtgggggctaggcgaaaaaattgtaaatttttaccGGCACCGCCCTGTTTTGTTGAAATTCGCAACGCTGGTTTCCTCAGGTGGCTACAAATACAATACGTCCCAAATATACCAATGATGATATCCACATCCGTCTTcgtctgttaaaaaaaaaaaatactgtttatatattttttaattgagctaaatactataataatacttACAATCCGCAAGTAATCCTTGATGGTGACCTTCTGCAGTTCGATTAAATTCTACGGCCGACACAGAAAATAATGAAACCACTATAATATacgaaaaatttacaaatttaaaatgtcccattttcatatttatttagcacaattttaatattaataaaaagtctctatttatacattatttattttcggaaaatcttttaaaatatataatttcacTAATTGATTTGTACAGGCTGTTAAAAATCTTATAATAAATCTTGAGTAGCTtgtcaattttattatatatttagtaaCCCGTATAAAAAACAGGGAGACGCGTGACGCAAATATTTTCGTTAATTACCTACGAAAATGAAGTCGTCAATTTTAAGTAATTActtttgcataattattttgaaccgtatttttttttgtcgggTCCATAGGGGGTTtcgagtaaaaataaaaatgctaaaataatagttttctacaattttcatgttgtatgTATGATAAACGATCATGTTTAGGGAAAATTCGCGCATACCTATTCTTTTTTTCTATACAACGTcggttggcaaacaagcatacggctcccctgatggtaagcagtctccgtagcctattgacgcctgcaactccagaggtatcacatgcgcattgccgactctaacacccCGCACTCTCGTTGAGTTTTGGaaaccttaccggcaggaacacaacactataagtagggtctagtgttaataggctgcggtttttttttgtaaggtggaggtgctTCCTCAAttgggctctactctagatctggaatgacttccactgtgctgtgccctaccacactaagcgagatgagattcactgtgcccatacctctcttttggacgtagtagTGTGGAGGTAAGGCGTCaccgttaaataaaatataattagtaagtacttataatattttgaaataaatacgtAGGTACTGTAGCAGTGTTTGTGTACagtaaaaactgaaataaacgtAACTGTATAACGTGACTGCGTGTGTCTGTATGTGTACGTAGCTGTATGAGATGTCATAcagtgaaaaaaagtgacaaagtCTACCGGTGGTGCAGGCCGAGCcagcgtcttcagcttacgcagGTAACGTCCTGTTGTTTGTGTAAAGTATTAACTTGTTGTCatgttacatatttattagtattcaaagttaatttaatttaaaaaataaaattttgaagccAAATTAATATTAGAAAGTCACTAAGGTAGaggtactagtgctcgacgctgcactagtcaccaacatgggcactttatttcatggaaatataggttaaatttgaacaacgaagatttttctgtatagtacttctaccttaatttgtaaacaaaataaacataaacaaaataatacaaacgaATTCAGACAACACAACTCCTAAACGTATTTATATGCAACATTTCAAACAACGTCTAATATCTTTGCTACGTATTAAGTCACAGGCGCTTTGATTACAGAGTTTTATAATATAGACGTTTATTCAATTGTTATTTGCAAAAAGTAATAAAACACCAATACGAGATTACTTTTCGGAgttacattaatatttattttttattaggaagatgttacataaattaaatttattatcatCAAGTCTGATTTATGCTAACTAGAAACTCGGGATAAACGTATTATTACTCCTCTTTCTCAAGCCTCTCTTACCCAAAGCATACGGCCACCTATTGCTTGTCGGCAGATAATAAATACCTGGCTTACTTCTATCCAAATATATATCTAAAGTATTCGTTACCAACGGCTGTTTATCATAGCAATCGCCCATTTTTGCCTGCGCCACAGAATCACATCGCACGGCAATCAAGCGATGAGGGTTCATCAATGCAGATAACCAGACAAAATAAGATCTCATATGACTGCACATAATCGAGCAAGGTATGAACGATATTTCCCCAGGTTGCCACTCGCCTCCATTGACGTAGAATGAAATAGTTCCAACTGGAGTACCTATCCCGAATCCTTCGCTGTTTGTGATAATAGCGATGACGAAATCAGCGTCGGAGGGATCTAATCTCTGATCCGGCCCGAGATATCTGAAGCAAGGACCACCAGGGTCTAAGGCGACGAGAGTGGAGACGTTCTGACCAGTGATTCTCCGGAAGTTCTTGGCTATGAAGCTAATGGTTTGCCCGCCGAGGCTGATGCCGCATATGGTGAGATGTTTAGGGTCCATTCCAAGCTTATAGAGGGCTGCTAGCATCTCAGCAGCGTGTTTTCCAACTGGACGCATTAGGCGTGAAGCCCTGTAACAATATTTCACATTAACGTATAACATGTTTACGTTTACTTACGATTTTTATGCTTTGTATATTGCGAAATAATGCATGGTAAATGCTACAGCATTTATAgatacaaaaagaaaatatcTAGAAATTAGGCGTCAATTTCTGGCAGGCATTGAATGGGattcaaataattatttgaaGCTGTAACTACATCTATATGAATGTTCTTTATTGTTTTGGTTATGCTAGATAGGATTTCAATGtttaattactaataatattaatgaacCTTTTCcgtattgtacaaaatattttttgtaagacGTAAAATTATCTTTGCAAAAACCCCCAAAGATTGGAATTGTTAGCGTTAGCATACTTACTTCGTAAAAGTCGTCGTCGTGAAATATAACGTCTCCAAAAGAAGCACATTATAGTCCATCTGCTTATACAAAAGACCCAATAGTCTTCCCACACCCCAAGTCCCTGAGTCCCAGTAACCCCCGACATAAAGCATAGTCTTGTTCTTGACGTTAAAATTAGGGTTACGGACTATCTCCTTCACGCGGTAGTAGTTGTACTTAGGCCATTTGGCGGTAATAATGTTGCCGTGGCTTAGAACTGACAGTTGGAGTTGTTTCAAGCTTTCTGGTTTTATCCTGGATGGTAGCCAGGAGCCCGGACCTGCGGAAAGAATCACCCGTTAATGATCGGTAGCATCGTCCACATGAATAACTGACAATTCGTCAAACTTAATATGAAGAGTCATTGGTAGTCATGGTTCACCACGGTGTGTATTAATACGAACGAAAAAACGCGGTGTGCATATACCCTAATGAGTTAATGGTCTTTATATGGCTTAGATCTAATAAACTGATTTATTGGAATTTTTTTGGAGATTTGGACTATTTAACCAATAACTTTTAGAATGCATTCATATTCACGCTCAAATTAATCGGTAATTAATGTCTCTTGTACGGGTAAtgaattttattaaacattggAGTATTATTAATTGACTAATATTTAAAGttaactaattaattaaatatttggggaccATCTTGCACAGATTGACCTagccctaaactaagcaaagcttgtactataggtactaggcgacgatatacatacgtatatagataaatacatacttctATACATAAAAagcatccatgactcaggaacaaatatttgtgttcatcacacaaataaatacccttaccgggattcaaaccagggaccatcggcttcatcgCCCACTcggaccggtcgtcaattaagAGGTCTGATGCAATTTGGAaatcttaaaaatctaattataaCAGCCTATTTCAATTTGTACTCAGTGTCTATATACCGACATGGAACCAGTAACAGAGATAGAGTAGAAGACCGGTTCGGTGACGGGTTACTGGTTACCTGTCGGTCACTGGTGCCACTACGTTAGGAAAAAGTATTTGATACACTTACAGTCTGGAATTATGCCTTGGACAACTCCTTCGCTAGTTATGTTAGTTTCCACTGCTCCAGAAACACAGATAAACACTGTCAAATATACAACTGTCAACGGAATTTGCCGCTTCTTCATCTCTTTGGTTTTTATTGTATTCTGCTTTTATAGTTTCAAAAATACACTTTTCTGATTTCTAATGTTGAAAATCGTTTTGTAGTTAGTGATTATCAAtacgttttaaatgtttttacttattttctacgAGTATTTCAAATTGAGAAGCTTGGAAATAACTGGGCGTAAGCACGATGCGTCACTATGAGCGGACTAAGTAGTTATTagctattttcttttcttttatttgcgATCACAAGGAAAGTAAAAATTACAgcttaaatatttctttttcacAATGTATTCAACGTAAAATTAATGGATAAAAAACATTTGCATTTACAAATTCTTGAAGGTGactatatttctatttttatcattgacgatcataatgtaaattcatatagattaacataagaataatttatactgtaatttatcattatgaaaataaataaatctaaatctaaatctaaatcttgtATATCTTATTTAAATTTCTCGCATGAAGTCGTATTTTCACAAGTATTTTTCagattctattattttattatgttacctAAATGAATCAGATACAAAAATTACGTAAATATCACCTTTTTATTCTGCTAACGTCTGATTCATGATAACTgatctaaattttttttgggtttcACAAATAACAATCTATTTTCAGaaatttaatacctatttaataaaattcacgTTTACatagaaatattaattttttttttacagtgatCGCATTTCCAATACACTAAActacattacattatcattaatACACAATTTACAATTTGACAGATAAATTAGCATTTATCTGTCTTCAGTACAAACATTTAATAATTCCTAAAATATGAGACGGATTTTCCTTTCTTCTTTAATCCATTTTCCCCCAAACCAAATGGATACCTATTGGACGTTCGCAAATAATATATACCTGGTTTACTTTTATCAATAGTTAAATCCATTGTATTTGTTACTAATGGTTTTTTGTCAAAGCAATCACCGTCTTTTGCTTGTGCCACAGTATCACAGTGTACAGCTATTAGGTTCCCAGGATTTATGAGAGCTGATATCCAAAGGAAATATGCTCTCATATGACTGCACATGATATCGCATGGCAACCAAGATATTTCCCCTGGTTGCCACTCCCCGCCATTGACGTAAAACGACGCGTGTCCAACAGGGGTGCCTATTCCAAAACCTTCACTGTTCGTGATGATGGCTAGGACAAAATCGGCGTCCGTTGGATCTAATCTGTTATCCGGCCCTAGATGTCTGAAGCAGGGACCACCCGTGTCCATGCCAATGAGCATGGAGACATTTTGTCCGGTTATCCTCCGGTAGTTTTTAGCTACGAAGCTCATGGTCTGCCCTCCGAGGCTGAGGCCGGCTATCTCTAGGGTTGTAGGGTTGAGTCCAAGCGTGGTTAGGGTTGCAAGCATTTCGGCCCCATGCTTGCCGACTTCGCGCATCAGGCGTACTGAGCTGAAAGTTAACGTTAATACTCAGTCAAAGGCATTTAATAGGAGTTTAGAATAGGATTTCATCGGAATATtggcattttaaataatttgacatTATGGCAGCTATATCACTTTgtttttttgtcactttgtcgaCTTGCGGCGTTAGCACGTTTACATGGTCGCCTCATTATCGCCTGTCATCATGTGTATCCCTTTCTAACAAGTTTGTTAGTGCGAACGTGACATATTACACAACAGGCGATAAAAATCCGACCATGCTAAGGCCGTTGAATTTGGTCCTTGTACTTGTAtccatcatcatcttcctcgcgttgtcccgccTTTTTTGACACAGCTCATAAGAACCTGAGGTCCGtttgataactaatcccaaaGAATTAaagtaggcactagtttttacgaaagcaactgccatctgacctagGACTTATTGGTATTGGTCTTCAagatgtaggtatttgtatccAAATAAAACTATTTCAATTTGCGAGGTAGAATTCAGATATCAAAATTCACATTTGTATATACGCTGCTTCTCCACGTACAAAGTAACACAAGTATACTCACTCAGTAAAATATGTGGTCGTAAAATACAGCATGTCCAAAAGAAGCACATTATATCCCAACTGCTTATAAATATTCCCCAATGTACGACCAAGCCCCCAGGTGGTCGAATCCCAATATCCTCCTATGTACAGGAAGGTTTTCTTCGTGATATCAAAGTCTTGATGGCTGGCTATTTCCTTTACTCTATAATAGTGGAACATGGTCCAGTTGCCGCGTTCACCAACAAGTACTAGGTAGAGCTTTTTAAGACTTTCCGACTTGATTTTAGCTGGTTTCATGGAGTCTTGACCTGTGGATAggatagtattttatacaaacgtGATTTAATAGAGAGATTTTcaatcgagtaccgtgtttaggccacgaagcttgcggagttgcctaagtaaggtaagaAGTTAAagagcttgattatatcactattgtatacaatattttttatacgagTGATCTaaaacaaatacttttttttttactaaaaaaacctaaaaaattaatgaaaattagtCAGTATATCAGTAGACAacaatgtagtacaaaagacataaactcCGCGACTCCGCGCGACCCCTCGCCCCGCGCCCGCTTAGTCTTTTCTATAGGAGCGCGGTGGCATGTGATTGGTCAAATTTTGTATAGttgactacttaaaaattaatta encodes:
- the LOC133523331 gene encoding phospholipase A1 member A-like, producing MKKRQIPLTVVYLTVFICVSGAVETNITSEGVVQGIIPDCPGSWLPSRIKPESLKQLQLSVLSHGNIITAKWPKYNYYRVKEIVRNPNFNVKNKTMLYVGGYWDSGTWGVGRLLGLLYKQMDYNVLLLETLYFTTTTFTKASRLMRPVGKHAAEMLAALYKLGMDPKHLTICGISLGGQTISFIAKNFRRITGQNVSTLVALDPGGPCFRYLGPDQRLDPSDADFVIAIITNSEGFGIGTPVGTISFYVNGGEWQPGEISFIPCSIMCSHMRSYFVWLSALMNPHRLIAVRCDSVAQAKMGDCYDKQPLVTNTLDIYLDRSKPGIYYLPTSNRWPYALGKRGLRKRSNNTFIPSF
- the LOC133523333 gene encoding phospholipase A1 member A-like — encoded protein: MLVDKSMVTLSVFSIVFVVAVEYNRTDEGYTLGLFSDCQDSMKPAKIKSESLKKLYLVLVGERGNWTMFHYYRVKEIASHQDFDITKKTFLYIGGYWDSTTWGLGRTLGNIYKQLGYNVLLLDMLYFTTTYFTDSVRLMREVGKHGAEMLATLTTLGLNPTTLEIAGLSLGGQTMSFVAKNYRRITGQNVSMLIGMDTGGPCFRHLGPDNRLDPTDADFVLAIITNSEGFGIGTPVGHASFYVNGGEWQPGEISWLPCDIMCSHMRAYFLWISALINPGNLIAVHCDTVAQAKDGDCFDKKPLVTNTMDLTIDKSKPGIYYLRTSNRYPFGLGENGLKKKGKSVSYFRNY